TAAAGCGCTAAAGCTTTGCTCGGTAAATTCAGTAAAGGTGGTTATTCTGGGACAAGATCCGTATCACTCACCAGGATTAGCGCAAGGTCTAGCCTTTTCCATTCCAGCAGATATTGCAATTAACTCACGCGCATTTCCAAGCTCGCTACGGAACATTAGCAAGGCGCTTGCTTTGGAGGGCTTCGGTCAATTGCCCCATGGTGATCTGCATCATTGGGCAAAACAAGGGGTGCTACTTCTTAACACGGCTTTAAGTGTCAAATTGGGTAAAGCAGGAAGTCACACTAATTTAGGCTGGAAGAGCTTCATTGATTTCTTAATCAGCGCTCTCGCGAAGCAAAAACCCAATTTAGTCTGGATACTATGGGGCGGCCACGCTCAATCAAAGCTTGCCCTAATAAAAGACGGTATAGATCAATATATTTTGCAATCCTCCCATCCATCTGGCTTGGGGGTCTACAAAACAGATAAACCATTTTTACAGCCTGGAGGAAAGGATAGTTGTAGACACTTCACGGTTACTAACAAATGGTTAACGAGTCATAAACTGACCCCCATTCAGTGGGTAAAAAACGCACAAACTGACTTATTTAGCTAAAGCAGCAAAAATACTGCCCACCGCGCACGCCGCAAAAATAGCGCTAGCCCATTCCAGAATTTGACCTGACTGGAAAAAACCCCAAAATTGTCCTAAATAGGAGCTGACAGCGGCAGCCATAAACCCAAGCAGCAGGGCAATGAAAACCTTTCCGAGCTTAGACCCCTTGGATGATCCTGGGTAAAAAATCCAAGCCGATACCCCAGATATACCCCCAGTCACTAGAAAAGCCAAAAACCCCATTCATACCCCCATTAATACCGCCATCAAATCTATAATCGCCATTATGAAGTTGTTAACCCTTGGCATCAATCATCACACAGCGCCGGTAGCCATTCGGGAAAAAGTCGCCTTTGACCCTGAATTTCTTCAAGAAGCGT
The nucleotide sequence above comes from Polynucleobacter necessarius. Encoded proteins:
- a CDS encoding uracil-DNA glycosylase, which gives rise to MKPLFSKDDIPSDWRELLGDYFESADWQLLERNLQFVLDSDPNLVRPEPQNFFKALKLCSVNSVKVVILGQDPYHSPGLAQGLAFSIPADIAINSRAFPSSLRNISKALALEGFGQLPHGDLHHWAKQGVLLLNTALSVKLGKAGSHTNLGWKSFIDFLISALAKQKPNLVWILWGGHAQSKLALIKDGIDQYILQSSHPSGLGVYKTDKPFLQPGGKDSCRHFTVTNKWLTSHKLTPIQWVKNAQTDLFS